The segment TTCCTCTAATACCTTTGGTTTTACCAAATTTATCTCCAAAGAATCCTCCAAGGGTACGTGCAAAAAGATTCATTAGAGCAAAAGAAAGCACAATATTTCCGGCAGTTATCCTTTCCAGCTGAAATGTATTTTGAAGGTAGTCATCCATAGTACCATAGACGGTGAGCTCTATTCCAAAACAGGAGGCATAAACTACAAAGAGAATCCAAACCCTGTAATCTTTTATTGCAGTAAGAAAACCTTCCTGGTCCTTTTTTAATTTGGGGACGTCACCTTTTTCAGCCAGTTCCTTAAAGTTACCTTCCGGTGTATCCTGGGTGAAGAAATAATACACCACACCCATAATAAAACATAAAAGACCTAAGCAATAATAACAGAATATCTCCAGGCTTCTGTTTCAGCTGCACCAAAACCAATGACTATAGCAGCTATAATTGGCATTCCCAGCCTGTTTGCTCCACCACCGAGGTTTCCCCAACCTGCAGAAGTTGCATTTGCAGTTCCCACTATTTTAGAGGAGAACATGAGAGAGGTATGCACCTGGGTAATAACAAAGGATGCTCCTATAAAACCTGTAAACAATCGACAAATTAAAAATTGGAAAGGCGTTTCTACAAAACCAGTAAGTATAATAAGTACTGCTCCCAGCATTAGTAGCCAGGTGTAACAGAGCCGCGGCCCATATTTATCACACAATTTACCAATGAGTAAACGGGCAAAGACAGTACCCGTCACTGCCAGAACAACTGAATTCCATTTTTGTGCAGGTGTCATTCCCAGATCACGAACAACGTCCGGCATAAACGGCACTACACCAAACCAGGCAAAGAAACAAAGGAAAAATGCAAGTGCAGTAATCCAGAAAGTGCGTATGGGTACACTTTTAATGTTATGTAAATGAAATTTTGTTGCTTTTGCTGAAGTTGAACTTTTCATAATACTTATTTTTATAAATACTAAATTAAGTAATAATACTTACTTAATACTTAAAAAATACGTAGAAATGATAAATTTATGAGCTCATTAAATTTTAAGGAATGTATTTCAGAAAAGATTAAAACAAAGCAGACAATATTCCGAATTTAGAAATTTAAGAATTGAATAGAACAGCTATAATTTACACAAGATCGTATTCCCGGGCCTTATTTGTAAGCTCAATGAGGTTCTTTACATCTAACTTCTTCATCAGATTAAAACGATGCACCTCAGCTGTCCTTTTACTTATATTTAGCTCTTCTCCAATTTCCTTACTACTTTTCCCATCCATGACTAAAGTGAGAATCTGGATTTCCCTTTTGGTTAAATTAAAAGGATCATCAACTGTCTCAGTTGGTTTCTGCTCCAAGCCAGCGTTAACTTTAGCAAAATTATTTACAAGAATAGAAGAAATGTCTCCTGAAAAGTACTTACCTCCATCGGCCACTTTGTGCAAAGCTTTTAGAAATTCATCCTTACTTGCTCCTTTTAGAAGATAACCGTCAGCACCCACCTGTACCGACTGTAAAACATACTCTTCAGAATCGTGCATGGATAATATCAGAGTCTTTAAGTTTAAATTCTCCTCCCTTACTTTCCTCACCACTTCTATTCCCGTCAAACCGGGCATACGTATGTCTACTACAAGAACATCAGGCAGGGATCGCTTTACCACTTCCAGGGCTTCAAGACCATCAGAGGCTTCGTCAATCACCTCAATGTCATTCTCGTCTTCAAGTAAGGCTTTTATTCCGTCTCTAACCAGAACATGGTCATCTGCCAGGACTATACGTATTTTGCTCATTGTAATTTTTTGTAGTCTAAATTAGGGAATTTTAAGAGAAGCCAATTAATTTGGCAGGGGTATGTTTAGAGTAACTTTTGTTCCTTTATTAATTTCAGAAGTAACAAAAAGCCGACCCTGAATGTATTTTATACGCTCTTTCATAAAGGTCATACCCATACCGCCGGAGTCTTTACCACTTTGATCTTTCGTCCTGTCAAATCCTTTACCATTGTCATCAATTGTTATACTTAAAATAGTATCACTATGGGAAACAGAAACTATAATATGACTGGAATCTGCATACTTAATGGCATTATTAATAGCTTCCTGGGTAATTCGATAGATATTAATTTCTGCCAGTGAATCCAGCCTTTGATTAAATCCTGTCTTATCATATAGAATGATCTTTTTTCCTGTTAATCTCGATAATTCCTGTGTTAGCTTGGTCAAAGCAGGCACAATACCATAATCTGAAAGTTCAGGGGGCATCAGGTTAAAGGTTGCTGTTCTCACTCCTTTAATAATATTCCCGGTCAATTGTTTTAGATTTTCAATTTTATTCGCTGCCTTTTCAGTCTGATTTACATCTATACTTTCAAGATGAAAATTTAATCCTGTAAGCATCTGCCCTATCCCATCATGTATATCCTTGGCTATTCGGTTCTGCTCGTTTTCCTGGTTCTCTATAATTTTACTGGAGATCAATTTTTGCTGATCTATTTTTTCCTGAAATCTTTTTTGCCTTAGATCCTCAATTTCGAGCTGGGCTTCTTTACGGGTAGTTATATCTGATGCAATTACCAAAATTTCCCAATCGTCAATAGCTGAACTAAAAGGTATCAGGGACATTTCCAACCAAATTCTTTTTCCTTCCTGTGTGGTTGCTTTTACTTCCCCCTGCCATTCTTTCCTGTAATTTTCTTCCAGAAGTTGCTCTATATGCTTCCTCTCCTCTTCTTTAACCGATAGTAAATCAGAAAATTTACTGTAATCGCCGTACTTCCTGATCCTGAACAGCCGCGAAAATTTTTCGCCCAGTTCAATAATATTTCCATTCCCATCTAACCGGGCAAACAATAAGGTTTGATTCATCGCCTGGTTTAAAACCCGTAATTCCTTTACTGATTTTTCCTTCGCTTTGCTTAATTCATCAGCATCTTTTGCCATTTTTTTGGCATCCTTCTCAGCTTGCAATAATTTTTGAATTGTACCCCTTACACCCCTTGCTGCTTAAGCAGAAATATGAAAAAAGTTCGCTTAAAAGAATAATAAGGGTAATTGCCATTAAAAGCAATTCCAGATTTTCTAATCTTTTCACCTTTTCAGCAGCTTCTTTTTCAAATTGATTTACAATTTGATCCATTCCCCTTAGGAATTCTGCTTCATTATTTGAAATAACAGAAATGTGAGTGCGAATATCCTCAAAGGGAGATGCAGAATTACCTTCAAGTTGTGAAATCAAAGCTTCTGCAGCATTTGTGGTATTCAGGAAGTAAGGCTCTACTTCGGCAAACATGGCGGTAATTTCCCGACTTTTTTCATCAGGGAGACCAAGACTGTCATTCCCCTGCCTGAGCGCAGCATGAAAAAATTTCCATCGCTCAAGAGTAGCTTCTATACTATCCTTAATTTTTAGCTTTTCGTCCCAGTCTTCAATACTTAAAAGTTTGAAAGCATCTTTAGTAAGTTTCTGGCTTAACATTCTTTGCCTGCTTAAGCGATATTTAAAACTGTGGAATCGCTTTCCTGATCATCAAGATGTTGATGAATGAGGATCTGGCTTACAACAACCGAAAGAGCAATAGCACTTAGAGCCAGAATGTAAAGAAGGCTTAACTTTTTGAAAGTCTTTTGATCAAGGGAGAATTGGTCTCCAGGCATGGTTATCAAATTAAGAAAGAGCGCGATTTACAAGAGCTGCAGCCTTATCGGGAAGCGCCAATTTTAAAGCTGCCTCATGTCCTTCTGCAGACATTTTAGCCCAGGTTTTCCTAATAATATCCAACATCTTGTCTTCTTTATGGTCCTCCTTGAGTTTAGCCTCAAAATCATCTAAATAATACTGGAGAAAAACCAGGCAAATAACATCTTCCAAAATTTGACTTTCCGCGTCTTTTTTGATCTTCTTCTTTTGGACTAAAAAGCTTACCCGATCAATAAAATCCTGATCATAACCTACTTCCTTCAGAATTTCTGCTGTAATCTCGGCATGTTCTTTTTTAAGATCATTTCGCCAGTTCAAATAGCCCACTCTTGTCATGGGATAATCCTCCCGCGGAGTTTGCCACCTGCATATATGTTGAGCTCTTGCTGCTATTTGAAGTTCTTCTGAGGCTTCCGGTTTAAACTCCAGAAGTTGCTTAGTCATTCTTTCAGAGTATAACAGTTCTTTAGGATATGTTTTCCCGTCTGCTAATTCCTTGTGGGGATCTTCAGAATTTTTCTCGTCGATGCGATTTAAAGCTTCATTAAACTTATTCATATACTTTCGGAATTCTTAATCTGAGAACCCAATATAAACATTTTCTTCCTCAACTTTAACCGGATATACAGCAATTCTGTAGTCATCACCATTTAAATTGGAACCGTCCTCTAATGAAAATGTTTTTTTATGTAAAGGACAGGCGACCTTTGGAGTTCCTTTTGCATCTCCTATCATTCCACGGGACAATACCATCTCCAGCTTGTGAGGACAAAGATTTTGACACGCATACCATTTAGATCTTCGGGAGAAATTAAAAACAGCTATTTGTTTCTTTCCATGTTTTACACATCCCCCGCCATCTACAGGAAAATCTAATGTTTTCCCCACGAATAACCATTGTTTTACATTGGTTTCGTCAACAGTCTTATATTGATCTATAAAGTTTTCTATCATCTCTTATAGTTTAACTGGCGCTCCAGGCTTTTGGCATTTTTTGGTCACGCATAGGTACAAATTCCAGATTATCATCTGAATCTTCTGAGTTCACGAAGTGCTCAAATCGTTTCATCATTTCAGGATTTTCAATTGCTTCTTTCCATTCACAGGCGTAATTATCAACCAATTCCTGCATCTCCTGTTCTAGGTCTTCAGCTATCCCAAGAGAATCTTCAATCACTACTTTTTTCAGATATTCTATTCCCCCGTCAAGTTTGTCTAACCATGGCGCAGTCCTAACCAGTGGTGGTGCGGTTCGTATATAATACATTAAAAATCTATCCAGA is part of the Antarcticibacterium sp. 1MA-6-2 genome and harbors:
- a CDS encoding MFS transporter: MKSSTSAKATKFHLHNIKSVPIRTFWITALAFFLCFFAWFGVVPFMPDVVRDLGMTPAQKWNSVVLAVTGTVFARLLIGKLCDKYGPRLCYTWLLMLGAVLIILTGFVETPFQFLICRLFTGFIGASFVITQVHTSLMFSSKIVGTANATSAGWGNLGGGANRLGMPIIAAIVIGFGAAETEAWRYSVIIA
- a CDS encoding response regulator transcription factor, translating into MSKIRIVLADDHVLVRDGIKALLEDENDIEVIDEASDGLEALEVVKRSLPDVLVVDIRMPGLTGIEVVRKVREENLNLKTLILSMHDSEEYVLQSVQVGADGYLLKGASKDEFLKALHKVADGGKYFSGDISSILVNNFAKVNAGLEQKPTETVDDPFNLTKREIQILTLVMDGKSSKEIGEELNISKRTAEVHRFNLMKKLDVKNLIELTNKAREYDLV
- a CDS encoding DUF4202 domain-containing protein — translated: MNKFNEALNRIDEKNSEDPHKELADGKTYPKELLYSERMTKQLLEFKPEASEELQIAARAQHICRWQTPREDYPMTRVGYLNWRNDLKKEHAEITAEILKEVGYDQDFIDRVSFLVQKKKIKKDAESQILEDVICLVFLQYYLDDFEAKLKEDHKEDKMLDIIRKTWAKMSAEGHEAALKLALPDKAAALVNRALS
- the nirD gene encoding nitrite reductase small subunit NirD gives rise to the protein MENFIDQYKTVDETNVKQWLFVGKTLDFPVDGGGCVKHGKKQIAVFNFSRRSKWYACQNLCPHKLEMVLSRGMIGDAKGTPKVACPLHKKTFSLEDGSNLNGDDYRIAVYPVKVEEENVYIGFSD
- a CDS encoding ATP-binding protein, which produces MAKDADELSKAKEKSVKELRVLNQAMNQTLLFARLDGNGNIIELGEKFSRLFRIRKYGDYSKFSDLLSVKEEERKHIEQLLEENYRKEWQGEVKATTQEGKRIWLEMSLIPFSSAIDDWEILVIASDITTRKEAQLEIEDLRQKRFQEKIDQQKLISSKIIENQENEQNRIAKDIHDGIGQMLTGLNFHLESIDVNQTEKAANKIENLKQLTGNIIKGVRTATFNLMPPELSDYGIVPALTKLTQELSRLTGKKIILYDKTGFNQRLDSLAEINIYRITQEAINNAIKYADSSHIIVSVSHSDTILSITIDDNGKGFDRTKDQSGKDSGGMGMTFMKERIKYIQGRLFVTSEINKGTKVTLNIPLPN